A single Carnobacterium inhibens subsp. inhibens DSM 13024 DNA region contains:
- the gorA gene encoding glutathione-disulfide reductase, with protein MSKHYDYIAIGGGSGGIASANRAGMHGAKVALIEGNAIGGTCVNVGCVPKKVMWHGAQIMDDMKLYAEDYGISIKDRQLNFEKLVKNREGYISRLHTIYQKNLNNNKVELINGYAKFVDAHTIKVNGEQLTADHFLIATGGRPEWPKIPGAEYGIDSDGFFELTELPERVAIIGAGYIAVELAGVLHGLGSDTHLFVRKHAPLRNFDSIIVEGLVETMAREGATLHIHSVPKEVIKNEDGTLTIHFEDGSTHTTDTLIWAIGRQPNTKDLNLEVTDVELNAGGYIKVDKYQNTTAKNIYAIGDVTGHIELTPVAIAAGRRLSERLFNNKPNAFLDYTNIPTVIFSHPPIGTIGMSEEEAKETYGEEDIKVYTSIFTSMHSSITANRQKTYMKLVCQGENEKIVGLHGLGKGLDEMVQGFAVAIKMGATKADFDNTVAIHPTGSEEFVTMT; from the coding sequence ATGAGTAAACATTATGATTATATTGCAATTGGCGGAGGAAGCGGTGGGATTGCTTCTGCTAACCGTGCGGGAATGCATGGGGCAAAAGTTGCTTTGATCGAAGGAAATGCTATTGGCGGAACGTGTGTCAATGTAGGATGTGTACCTAAAAAGGTTATGTGGCATGGCGCTCAAATAATGGATGATATGAAATTGTATGCAGAAGATTACGGCATTTCAATTAAAGATCGCCAATTAAATTTTGAAAAATTAGTAAAAAATAGAGAAGGCTACATCTCACGTCTACACACGATCTATCAAAAAAACTTAAACAACAATAAAGTTGAATTGATAAATGGGTATGCGAAGTTTGTTGATGCACATACGATCAAAGTAAATGGTGAACAATTAACAGCTGATCACTTTTTGATTGCAACAGGTGGACGTCCTGAGTGGCCAAAAATTCCAGGTGCAGAATATGGAATTGATTCAGATGGATTCTTTGAATTAACGGAATTACCTGAACGGGTAGCGATTATTGGTGCAGGTTATATTGCTGTTGAATTAGCAGGTGTATTGCATGGATTGGGTTCAGATACACATTTATTTGTTAGAAAGCATGCTCCATTACGGAACTTCGATTCAATCATTGTTGAAGGACTGGTTGAAACAATGGCTAGAGAAGGAGCAACTTTGCACATCCATTCTGTTCCTAAAGAAGTAATAAAGAATGAAGATGGCACCCTAACGATCCATTTTGAAGATGGTTCTACTCATACAACAGATACACTTATATGGGCAATTGGTCGTCAACCAAATACAAAAGACTTAAACCTTGAAGTAACGGATGTAGAATTAAATGCTGGTGGATACATTAAGGTTGATAAATATCAAAATACAACTGCTAAAAATATTTACGCTATTGGAGATGTGACAGGCCATATTGAATTAACGCCGGTAGCTATAGCTGCTGGACGTCGACTTTCTGAACGCTTATTCAATAATAAACCAAATGCATTTTTGGATTACACTAACATTCCAACAGTTATCTTTAGCCATCCGCCGATTGGAACGATTGGAATGTCGGAAGAAGAAGCAAAAGAAACGTATGGAGAAGAAGACATCAAAGTGTATACGTCTATTTTTACTTCTATGCATAGTTCTATAACGGCTAATCGACAAAAAACATATATGAAATTGGTTTGCCAAGGTGAAAATGAAAAGATTGTTGGTTTGCATGGACTTGGAAAAGGTTTGGACGAAATGGTCCAAGGATTCGCAGTAGCGATTAAGATGGGCGCAACAAAAGCTGATTTTGACAATACAGTAGCGATTCATCCTACTGGATCCGAAGAATTCGTTACAATGACTTAG